In Pseudomonadales bacterium, a single window of DNA contains:
- a CDS encoding ribosome modulation factor — protein MKTQKRDTTIRAYKKGYQAGIHGKAKDSCPLHQDPEKQQWLMGWREGRQDNWDGLTGVSGVSKLIEIAS, from the coding sequence ATGAAGACACAGAAACGAGATACGACTATTCGTGCCTATAAAAAAGGTTATCAAGCCGGAATACACGGAAAAGCAAAAGATTCTTGCCCACTTCATCAAGATCCGGAAAAACAACAATGGCTGATGGGGTGGCGAGAAGGTAGACAGGATAATTGGGATGGCTTAACCGGCGTTTCTGGAGTCTCAAAATTAATTGAAATCGCTAGCTAA